The following proteins come from a genomic window of Eisenibacter elegans DSM 3317:
- a CDS encoding TonB-dependent receptor translates to MKKRFTQLTQLAALVLLLSLWSASAWAQTTVSGRITDAETGEGLIGASIVVKGSSQGTITDVQGNFSLQTTMTPPFKIIVSSVGFGSFEQTISGSTSDIRVQLSPSVIMGDEVVISASRRPEKLTESPSQISVLTATDFDRLASFNVGELASKLQGVEFVRTGVNGVGINARGFNNAFNAKILSMTDGRNSMMAGGSGLPAGIMNTVIKEDIERVEVVLGPSSSLYGPNAHNGIVNTLTKDPRKYQGTTVALGAGNQNVVSARLRHGQVVSDRFAFKVTGEYTSGRDFDFQDSVYVAGFAAAVPERNVDLNFRHIRGEVAAYYSINNDMDIIASWGGSINNFLAVNNVGRNQIRDWAFSYAQLRFVSPRWFAQVYNTWTEVGRTYGIFPYTRDYTTRRALGNTEEQAEAFALRPGNQFAEMSQRLNAEVQYNNNFGGFNVIAGLSYQLDRPNTFGTSLVDGRRPDGTQDLITVSQFGGVVQVDREVVNNLKIVASTRLDNHSVFGNLFAPKAALVYNALGGSFRFSYGRAFAAPLILFQSANVFNLVFGNGFGVTYRDAGGVERVTEPLKPEEIGTFEIGYKGVVANKKLFIDLNGYYGNSRNFLSPAITLFGTALRVGDRPVTPASPAFFLTYFNYGEVASYGTDLGLNYYPNKYLNIGVKYSWFGSDITDRNNIKNDANKDGYVSAEEASLNAPEHRAVFSLGVQNLAQGRLYANLSVRWVQEFDFYSGSQIGTREGKGRRGVVAVEPGINPVTGLPRATQILKNFDHGALGGFTTVDLSAGFKAQPWLTIGAGVSNLFNVEQREFVGSPAIGRLYSAEVRFDLFQKKR, encoded by the coding sequence ATGAAAAAACGATTTACACAACTCACACAGCTGGCAGCGCTGGTATTGCTGCTAAGCCTCTGGAGCGCCTCAGCTTGGGCGCAAACTACCGTTTCGGGTAGAATTACCGATGCCGAAACCGGCGAGGGATTGATTGGCGCTAGTATCGTAGTAAAGGGCTCTTCGCAAGGTACTATTACGGATGTGCAGGGAAATTTTAGCCTTCAGACTACGATGACTCCCCCCTTCAAAATCATCGTTTCTAGTGTAGGTTTTGGTTCTTTTGAGCAAACCATTAGTGGATCTACTAGTGATATCCGTGTTCAGCTAAGCCCTTCTGTCATTATGGGTGATGAGGTGGTAATTTCTGCTTCGCGTCGTCCCGAGAAGCTTACTGAGTCGCCTTCACAAATTAGTGTCTTGACGGCTACTGATTTTGACCGTTTGGCGTCTTTCAACGTAGGAGAACTAGCCTCCAAGCTCCAAGGAGTAGAGTTTGTACGCACTGGTGTTAACGGGGTAGGGATCAATGCTAGGGGCTTCAACAATGCTTTTAATGCCAAAATCTTATCCATGACCGATGGTCGTAATTCTATGATGGCCGGTGGTAGCGGCTTGCCTGCGGGTATTATGAATACAGTCATCAAAGAAGACATTGAGCGAGTAGAAGTAGTGCTCGGCCCCTCATCATCACTCTATGGGCCTAATGCACACAACGGTATTGTCAATACCTTGACCAAAGACCCCCGCAAATACCAAGGTACTACCGTAGCGTTGGGCGCGGGCAACCAAAACGTCGTGTCTGCACGTTTGCGCCACGGGCAAGTAGTCAGCGACCGATTTGCTTTTAAAGTAACAGGCGAATACACCTCTGGGCGCGATTTCGACTTTCAAGACAGTGTATATGTAGCGGGGTTTGCCGCAGCAGTGCCAGAGCGTAATGTAGACCTCAATTTCCGCCATATCCGTGGTGAAGTTGCAGCATATTATAGCATCAATAATGATATGGATATTATTGCCTCTTGGGGAGGAAGCATCAATAATTTTTTGGCTGTTAACAATGTAGGTCGTAACCAAATCCGTGATTGGGCGTTCTCTTATGCACAATTGCGCTTTGTATCCCCTCGTTGGTTTGCACAAGTCTACAATACTTGGACAGAAGTAGGGCGGACATATGGCATCTTCCCGTATACCCGTGATTATACAACACGACGTGCTTTGGGCAATACCGAAGAACAGGCAGAGGCTTTTGCACTCCGCCCGGGCAACCAATTTGCCGAAATGTCTCAGCGTCTCAATGCCGAAGTACAGTACAATAATAACTTTGGTGGTTTTAATGTCATCGCAGGCTTGAGCTATCAACTCGACCGCCCCAATACTTTTGGCACATCGCTCGTAGATGGACGGAGACCTGACGGCACACAAGACCTCATCACCGTATCTCAGTTTGGTGGGGTAGTACAAGTAGACCGCGAAGTAGTGAACAACCTCAAGATTGTGGCCTCGACTCGCTTGGATAATCACAGTGTATTTGGCAATCTATTTGCACCAAAGGCTGCCTTGGTATACAATGCACTTGGTGGTAGCTTCCGCTTTTCTTATGGCCGTGCCTTTGCCGCACCGCTTATTTTGTTCCAATCTGCCAACGTGTTTAACCTCGTATTTGGCAATGGTTTTGGAGTTACTTACCGCGATGCTGGTGGAGTAGAGCGCGTGACAGAGCCGCTGAAGCCTGAAGAAATCGGCACTTTCGAAATTGGGTACAAAGGCGTAGTAGCCAACAAAAAACTCTTTATTGACTTGAACGGCTACTATGGCAACTCACGCAACTTCCTCAGTCCTGCCATCACACTCTTTGGCACAGCGCTGCGTGTAGGGGATCGTCCGGTTACTCCTGCCAGCCCTGCATTCTTCTTGACCTACTTCAACTACGGCGAAGTAGCCTCTTATGGCACAGACTTGGGCTTGAACTACTACCCCAACAAGTACCTCAACATTGGGGTGAAATACTCTTGGTTTGGCTCGGATATCACTGACCGAAACAACATTAAAAACGACGCAAACAAAGATGGATACGTATCTGCCGAAGAAGCCTCACTCAATGCCCCTGAGCATCGCGCAGTATTCAGCCTTGGAGTACAAAATTTAGCCCAAGGCCGCTTATACGCCAACTTGAGCGTTCGTTGGGTACAAGAATTTGATTTTTACTCAGGTAGCCAAATCGGTACACGGGAGGGCAAAGGTAGACGTGGGGTAGTAGCAGTAGAACCCGGAATCAACCCTGTAACGGGTTTACCACGTGCGACGCAGATTCTCAAAAACTTTGATCACGGTGCACTAGGTGGCTTTACCACTGTCGACTTGAGCGCTGGCTTCAAGGCTCAGCCTTGGCTCACCATCGGAGCAGGGGTATCTAACCTCTTCAATGTAGAGCAGCGCGAATTTGTTGGGTCTCCTGCCATTGGCCGCTTGTACTCTGCCGAAGTGCGTTTCGATTTATTCCAGAAAAAACGCTAA
- a CDS encoding alpha/beta fold hydrolase, whose product MLTTTDQYVQTNGIRLHYLDSENNRPTLLLMHGLTANAHAFDGLMEAGLGDSFRVISVDLRGRGQSDKPDNDYSFASQARDIIGLMDALHIDQCHVGGHSYGAFMTFYLAKHYPGRVRKMVLMDAAAQMHPDTRELLIPTLSRLGQVFPSFEAYIEKMKAAPYIGDEWDEAMLSYYQADTQTIDGGQVTTNSKPEHILQAINALGEVPWLEYMREIPHEAILFNATAPYGGPTAPSLLPKELALETVALMPSCQYIEVAGNHQTMLYGQGAKDMVAAIRRFLT is encoded by the coding sequence ATGCTCACCACCACCGACCAATATGTACAGACCAACGGCATCCGCCTACACTACCTCGATAGCGAGAACAACCGCCCCACCCTACTACTGATGCACGGCCTAACGGCCAACGCTCATGCCTTCGATGGGCTAATGGAGGCTGGATTGGGCGATAGTTTTCGCGTTATCTCGGTAGATTTGCGCGGTAGAGGCCAAAGCGACAAGCCCGACAATGATTATAGCTTTGCTTCACAAGCCCGCGACATCATCGGACTGATGGATGCGTTACACATCGACCAATGCCACGTCGGCGGGCATTCATACGGGGCGTTTATGACCTTCTATCTGGCCAAACATTATCCCGGCCGTGTCCGAAAGATGGTACTGATGGATGCTGCCGCACAAATGCACCCCGATACGCGTGAGCTACTGATCCCAACCTTGAGCCGTTTGGGGCAAGTTTTCCCCTCTTTTGAAGCCTATATCGAAAAGATGAAGGCGGCTCCTTATATCGGGGATGAGTGGGACGAGGCGATGCTGAGTTATTATCAAGCCGATACACAAACGATTGACGGTGGGCAGGTTACGACCAACTCCAAGCCCGAACATATTCTACAAGCCATCAATGCGCTAGGCGAAGTGCCTTGGCTAGAATATATGCGCGAAATTCCACACGAGGCTATTTTGTTCAATGCGACAGCTCCCTACGGAGGGCCTACCGCACCCTCGCTCTTGCCCAAGGAGTTGGCGCTCGAAACAGTAGCCCTTATGCCTAGCTGCCAATACATAGAGGTAGCCGGCAATCACCAAACGATGCTCTATGGGCAAGGGGCAAAAGATATGGTCGCGGCTATCCGCCGTTTTCTGACCTAA
- the rfaD gene encoding ADP-glyceromanno-heptose 6-epimerase produces MIVVTGASGFIGSYLVAALNAANFKDIIAVDDFSASPRNASKLANLEGKTIRQRVDRMAFFDWLAQNHSAVEFIFHLGARTDTTEFDQAIFDTLNLHYSQQIWQDCCRYQIPLVYASSAATYGNGELGYDDNEQIISQLQPLNPYGRSKNDFDIWALAQAEKPLFWAGLKFFNVYGPNEYHKGRMASVVFHAYQQIKKTGSMRLFRSHNPEFKDGEQSRDFVYVKDVASVMMFLMQHRQNSGLYNLGSGQARTFLDLTRSTFKAMGVAEDIGFIDTPEDIRDKYQYFTQANMEKLKNIGYNTPFHTLEEGVTDYVQQYLMTERFH; encoded by the coding sequence ATGATTGTAGTAACAGGAGCCTCAGGCTTCATCGGCAGCTACTTGGTCGCTGCCCTGAACGCTGCTAATTTTAAGGATATCATCGCAGTAGATGATTTTTCGGCCAGCCCCCGGAACGCCTCTAAACTAGCCAACCTCGAAGGAAAAACCATCCGCCAACGTGTAGACAGAATGGCTTTTTTTGATTGGCTTGCGCAAAACCACAGCGCTGTGGAGTTTATTTTTCACCTTGGCGCTAGGACAGACACGACAGAGTTTGACCAAGCCATTTTTGATACGCTCAACCTGCATTATTCTCAACAGATATGGCAAGATTGCTGCCGGTATCAAATTCCTTTGGTGTATGCTTCCTCAGCCGCTACCTATGGCAACGGTGAGCTAGGTTATGATGACAACGAGCAGATTATCAGCCAGCTACAGCCACTCAACCCCTACGGACGCTCCAAAAATGATTTTGATATTTGGGCTTTGGCTCAAGCCGAAAAACCTTTGTTTTGGGCAGGTTTGAAGTTTTTCAATGTCTATGGCCCCAACGAATACCACAAGGGCAGGATGGCCTCGGTCGTGTTTCACGCCTACCAACAAATCAAGAAGACTGGCAGTATGCGTTTGTTTCGCTCACACAACCCCGAGTTTAAGGATGGCGAGCAGTCCCGCGACTTTGTGTATGTCAAAGATGTGGCGAGTGTGATGATGTTTTTGATGCAACACCGTCAAAATTCCGGCCTTTACAACCTTGGCAGCGGCCAAGCCCGTACCTTCTTAGACCTTACCCGCAGCACATTCAAGGCGATGGGTGTGGCCGAAGATATTGGTTTTATTGATACCCCCGAAGACATCCGCGACAAGTATCAGTATTTTACACAAGCCAATATGGAAAAGCTGAAAAACATAGGCTATAATACTCCTTTCCATACCTTAGAAGAAGGGGTTACTGATTATGTACAGCAATACTTGATGACTGAGCGCTTTCATTAG
- a CDS encoding DUF4836 family protein, with amino-acid sequence MNQPPRSQGLLAGFYCLLCCITCLSACSTEKQEDPLLVPKDALAVVHIDFKQISGKANDWQNILDYIGAWSTGNANESLQKILYSGIDFKTTATFYTTSKSALLGIQLKSESSFVKMLKDQLKITPQKAEGYNYALSDNTLVAWRKGTAYLLMKQDGEKLEAKALLAELISQLDVQPEAQLQHPAYQALLAKNYDISYWVLAAGLADNVGMKSAGRGVINTEGLKSASENLAHLTGGVSFEKGETLVQLEVQFSELFVQKYGKIAAKPLAQSTVLKQMPYDSPALLLGLQTDIPTLTKVLQEDKASWTNFEMFAKFIGLSATDILQTLDGSLLLSAQQLSPSSLFMGADAAISLGTSSEAQAQKALNGFSKAGVLQKRGELFTLPISFGVMLNARQTPTSINMALSEKTLMAKGAPLPQSFQAAVGNSTVALYINIPQLLPELDDALNLNKETKGASKRMAEEMTFLTFGASGIDAQGKANATIHLGLKDNSTNAVSVLLRIFQPQKAS; translated from the coding sequence ATGAATCAACCACCCCGCTCTCAAGGCTTATTGGCAGGCTTTTACTGCCTATTATGCTGTATCACTTGCTTGTCTGCCTGTAGTACTGAGAAGCAAGAAGATCCGCTGCTCGTCCCCAAAGATGCACTAGCAGTAGTACATATTGACTTCAAACAGATTTCGGGAAAAGCCAATGACTGGCAAAATATCCTAGACTATATCGGGGCTTGGAGTACTGGCAATGCCAACGAAAGCCTACAGAAAATCTTATATTCGGGGATTGATTTTAAAACTACCGCAACCTTCTATACTACTTCCAAAAGTGCACTATTGGGCATACAGCTCAAGAGCGAGAGCAGTTTTGTCAAAATGCTCAAAGACCAACTCAAAATAACTCCCCAAAAAGCCGAAGGATATAACTATGCCCTCTCTGATAATACGCTGGTGGCTTGGCGCAAGGGGACAGCATACCTGCTGATGAAGCAAGACGGAGAAAAGCTTGAAGCAAAGGCGCTCTTAGCCGAGCTGATAAGCCAGCTCGATGTCCAGCCTGAAGCCCAGCTCCAACACCCCGCCTACCAGGCGCTCTTAGCCAAAAACTATGATATCAGCTACTGGGTGTTGGCCGCAGGCCTAGCCGACAATGTCGGGATGAAGTCTGCCGGACGTGGAGTAATCAATACCGAAGGGCTGAAAAGCGCCAGCGAAAACCTAGCCCACCTGACGGGCGGGGTTTCTTTTGAAAAAGGGGAGACGCTGGTACAGCTCGAAGTCCAATTCAGTGAGCTGTTTGTGCAGAAGTATGGCAAGATAGCCGCAAAGCCTTTAGCTCAATCTACTGTTTTGAAGCAAATGCCTTATGATAGCCCTGCTTTGTTGTTGGGTTTACAAACGGACATCCCGACCCTAACCAAGGTATTGCAGGAGGATAAGGCCTCCTGGACGAATTTTGAAATGTTTGCTAAATTTATCGGCCTATCAGCCACCGACATACTACAGACCCTCGACGGTAGCCTGCTTTTGAGTGCTCAACAGCTCAGCCCTTCCAGCTTGTTTATGGGTGCTGATGCGGCCATTAGCCTAGGAACTTCTAGCGAAGCCCAAGCCCAAAAAGCCCTGAATGGCTTCAGCAAAGCAGGGGTCTTACAGAAACGAGGGGAGCTTTTCACCCTACCGATTAGCTTTGGGGTGATGCTCAACGCCCGCCAAACGCCTACTTCTATCAATATGGCGCTCTCCGAAAAGACCCTGATGGCCAAGGGTGCTCCATTGCCTCAAAGCTTCCAAGCTGCCGTAGGCAACAGTACGGTGGCGCTATATATCAATATCCCCCAACTACTACCGGAGCTGGACGATGCGCTCAACCTCAATAAAGAAACCAAAGGCGCTAGCAAACGAATGGCAGAAGAAATGACTTTTCTGACCTTTGGCGCTTCTGGAATAGACGCACAAGGCAAGGCTAATGCGACCATACACCTAGGCCTCAAAGACAATAGCACTAACGCTGTATCGGTGTTGTTGCGGATTTTCCAGCCTCAAAAAGCTTCCTAA
- the recA gene encoding recombinase RecA, producing the protein MDKAEKLKSLQTTIDKLEKTYGKGTVMKLSDEKVVPVEVIPTGSLGLDLALGVGGIPRGRVIEVYGPESSGKTTLALHCIAEAQKRGGIAAFIDAEHAFDRSYAEKLGIDTDNLLIAQPDHGEQALEIAEHLIRSSAIDIIVIDSVAALVPKSELEGDMGDSKMGLQARLMSQALRKITGALNKTHCSCIFINQLREKIGVMFGNPETTTGGNALKFYASVRLDIRRISQIKEGTDNIIGNRTRVKVVKNKVAPPFKTVEFDIIYGEGVSKVGEILDLGVDMDIIKKSGSWFSYNDSKLGQGREAVKQIIKDNPELMEELENRIKAEIHGGNASLQEIPVEERELDEDEE; encoded by the coding sequence ATGGACAAGGCAGAAAAACTCAAATCTCTCCAAACCACTATCGACAAGCTCGAAAAGACCTATGGTAAAGGCACCGTGATGAAGCTCAGCGACGAGAAAGTAGTGCCTGTAGAAGTTATCCCAACCGGCTCGCTCGGCCTTGATTTGGCCTTGGGCGTGGGCGGTATCCCACGTGGCCGTGTGATAGAGGTATATGGCCCCGAATCATCCGGTAAAACAACACTAGCGCTTCACTGTATCGCAGAGGCGCAAAAAAGAGGCGGCATTGCAGCCTTTATTGATGCTGAGCACGCCTTCGACCGCAGCTATGCCGAGAAGCTGGGCATCGATACCGACAACTTGCTCATCGCCCAACCTGACCACGGCGAGCAGGCGCTCGAAATAGCCGAACACCTTATCCGCTCTAGCGCCATCGATATCATCGTGATTGACTCGGTAGCCGCCCTCGTTCCGAAGAGTGAGCTCGAAGGCGATATGGGCGACAGCAAGATGGGGCTGCAAGCCCGCCTAATGTCACAGGCGCTTCGCAAAATCACCGGCGCACTGAACAAAACACACTGCTCTTGTATTTTCATCAACCAATTGCGTGAGAAAATCGGGGTAATGTTTGGCAACCCCGAAACTACTACAGGCGGTAATGCGCTCAAGTTTTATGCTTCGGTGCGCCTTGACATCCGCCGCATCAGCCAAATCAAAGAAGGTACTGACAACATCATCGGTAACCGCACCCGGGTGAAGGTAGTCAAGAATAAAGTAGCGCCTCCTTTCAAAACAGTAGAGTTTGACATCATCTACGGTGAGGGGGTTTCTAAAGTCGGTGAAATCCTTGACCTTGGGGTAGATATGGATATCATCAAGAAATCAGGTTCTTGGTTTTCGTACAATGACTCTAAGCTGGGCCAAGGCCGTGAGGCAGTCAAACAAATCATAAAAGACAACCCTGAGTTGATGGAAGAGTTGGAAAACCGCATCAAGGCCGAAATTCACGGCGGGAATGCCTCTTTGCAAGAAATCCCTGTTGAGGAGCGTGAGCTAGACGAAGACGAAGAATAG
- a CDS encoding GIDE domain-containing protein: MRIIQQIEDIDGRRQQTKEVWHERQYVPFAISDGKLQIAIEIPHTEKDILKELKTHSYLHQVEDTHLKLAEGKHIKLPSPPELFLHKNYRTEEHTVQLDCQMFVFGELHNRQGFLQISPPSQFLAPLYMSSYNHENTIEVKKQLHMFGLII; the protein is encoded by the coding sequence CTGCGTATCATACAACAGATTGAGGATATCGATGGGCGTAGGCAGCAAACCAAAGAGGTTTGGCACGAACGCCAATATGTGCCTTTTGCCATCAGCGATGGTAAGCTACAAATAGCCATAGAAATACCCCATACAGAAAAAGACATCCTGAAAGAACTCAAAACCCACTCCTATTTACACCAAGTAGAAGACACACACCTAAAGTTGGCTGAGGGCAAACATATCAAACTTCCCTCGCCTCCGGAGCTATTCTTACACAAAAACTACCGAACAGAAGAGCACACCGTTCAGCTGGATTGCCAAATGTTTGTTTTTGGGGAGCTACACAATCGCCAAGGATTCCTTCAAATAAGCCCGCCCTCGCAATTCTTAGCCCCCTTGTATATGAGCAGCTACAACCACGAAAACACCATCGAAGTCAAAAAACAACTGCACATGTTTGGCCTAATCATTTAG
- a CDS encoding NADH-quinone oxidoreductase subunit C, whose product MSFDEIAQQLQQAFTDVAFELPDTKALQPALTLPPHALPLVAAYLHDTQGLYFDFLSCLTALDNGSQKNSLEVLYHLYSIPYHHQFVLRVLLPRNAPDAALPSVPTVSTVWRSALWHEREAYDLVGIHFENHPDLRRILLPEDWEGHPLRKDYQHQDYYHGIRVAY is encoded by the coding sequence ATGAGCTTTGACGAAATCGCCCAGCAACTGCAACAAGCCTTCACTGATGTTGCCTTTGAGTTGCCCGACACCAAGGCGCTACAGCCAGCCTTGACCCTGCCCCCACACGCGCTACCACTAGTAGCCGCATACCTACACGATACCCAAGGGCTTTATTTCGACTTCTTGTCTTGCTTGACAGCACTCGACAATGGTTCGCAAAAAAACAGCTTAGAGGTGCTTTATCATCTATATTCTATTCCATATCACCACCAATTCGTGTTGCGTGTGTTGTTGCCACGCAATGCCCCCGATGCTGCGTTGCCGAGCGTCCCTACGGTCAGCACGGTATGGCGCAGCGCCCTTTGGCACGAGCGCGAAGCCTATGACTTGGTCGGCATCCATTTTGAAAATCACCCCGACCTGCGCCGCATACTTCTCCCCGAAGATTGGGAAGGCCACCCTCTCCGAAAAGACTACCAACACCAAGACTATTACCACGGTATCAGGGTGGCATATTGA
- a CDS encoding tetratricopeptide repeat protein, whose product MHLNKYPYALFFCLLCSCYVWSLRAQAQNSLAAVSPIPENIQQMPADTAKVLALIDLSTQSLGKEFSNALIYAKAAYELAQQLGYADGLSMAQDRISSAYENLGDYEKSLEYKLKSLRTFEETNKPRGKMNQYNNIGVWHFRRGNYQEALTHYLKAYELAQTVGKPADISIYLLNIGEVYQVLGDNEKALDYEQRCIELSQKLGIEDNIAYAKGIMGKVYESQGKWNQALEYQQEALRIFRELDDPLGVVEYLISIAELHQRQARPMLAERYAQEAVTLADELGSMYWKVKALQVLAQTAVTRGDFGAAYRYQTDYVALQDSLEGIEKQKNIQRLHALYEVEQKETQIALLQQQAELAMAAQQRAALRTRIIALVAAGVMLLLVLSLVFMSLLRKNIQKRKEAHQALFEKNQTLQKLYAELNQQKEEIAAQRDNIEQQNKLLSEKNHRIQSQALQLQHKNEDIMAGIQYARRIQEAILPPASQLKNWLQDGFAWVKPRDMVSGDFYWFSQVSATPTELLGVAPAATKVEGLRTQARSAQINAISKPRTPIGTPTEVSKISGGQPPLAHNTIRKTIVAAVDCTGHGVPGALMSMIGDVFLNQIVHTQQISSPEHILGELHRLVRKSLHQEQNQNRDGMDIALVTIDHATNLMEFAGARSPIVYIQNKELHYLKGDLHPIGGHERGAERYYTKHQIVLTPDTVVYLFSDGFQDQFGGKNDRKFMSRRFRELLLEIHELPLAEQQKTLEHTFSQWMGARFQVDDVLVIGFKPYTPQTTV is encoded by the coding sequence ATGCACCTGAATAAGTACCCATACGCCCTATTTTTTTGCTTGTTGTGTAGTTGTTATGTTTGGTCACTAAGAGCGCAAGCGCAAAACTCGCTGGCTGCTGTTTCGCCCATTCCCGAAAACATTCAACAGATGCCCGCCGACACGGCCAAGGTACTGGCCTTGATAGACTTGAGCACCCAAAGTCTAGGCAAAGAATTTTCCAATGCCTTGATATATGCCAAGGCCGCCTACGAGCTGGCACAACAGCTGGGCTATGCTGATGGCCTTTCGATGGCACAAGACCGCATTTCGAGCGCCTATGAGAACCTTGGTGATTACGAAAAATCGCTAGAATATAAGCTCAAATCCCTTCGTACTTTTGAAGAAACCAACAAGCCCCGTGGCAAGATGAACCAATACAACAACATTGGTGTATGGCATTTCCGACGGGGCAATTACCAAGAAGCGCTGACACACTATCTCAAAGCCTATGAGCTGGCGCAAACTGTAGGGAAGCCCGCAGATATTTCTATCTACCTGCTCAATATCGGAGAGGTGTACCAAGTATTGGGAGATAACGAAAAAGCACTAGACTATGAGCAACGCTGTATCGAGCTGAGCCAAAAGCTAGGCATTGAGGACAATATCGCCTATGCCAAAGGCATTATGGGCAAGGTATACGAAAGCCAAGGCAAATGGAATCAGGCACTGGAGTACCAACAAGAAGCTTTACGCATTTTTCGCGAACTCGACGACCCGCTTGGCGTGGTAGAATACCTCATCAGCATCGCTGAGCTGCACCAACGCCAAGCCCGGCCTATGCTGGCCGAGCGTTATGCGCAAGAAGCTGTAACCCTAGCCGATGAGCTAGGGAGTATGTACTGGAAAGTGAAAGCCCTGCAAGTATTGGCTCAAACCGCTGTCACTCGTGGCGACTTTGGCGCGGCCTACCGCTACCAAACAGACTATGTTGCGCTACAGGACAGCCTAGAAGGTATCGAAAAACAGAAAAACATCCAACGCCTACACGCCCTCTACGAGGTAGAACAAAAAGAAACCCAAATAGCGCTACTCCAACAACAGGCCGAGCTGGCGATGGCTGCTCAACAGCGTGCTGCGCTCCGAACACGGATTATAGCCCTTGTGGCTGCCGGGGTGATGCTCCTACTGGTGTTGAGCTTGGTGTTTATGTCGCTGCTCCGTAAGAATATCCAAAAACGTAAGGAAGCCCATCAGGCTTTGTTTGAAAAAAATCAAACCTTGCAAAAGCTCTACGCGGAGCTCAACCAACAAAAAGAAGAAATAGCCGCCCAACGCGACAATATCGAGCAACAAAACAAACTGCTCTCCGAAAAAAATCACCGCATACAGTCCCAAGCCTTACAGCTACAACACAAAAACGAGGACATTATGGCCGGCATCCAATATGCTAGACGCATCCAAGAGGCGATTTTGCCTCCGGCCTCCCAGCTCAAAAACTGGCTGCAAGATGGGTTTGCTTGGGTAAAGCCCCGCGATATGGTCAGTGGCGATTTTTATTGGTTTAGCCAAGTTAGTGCTACGCCCACCGAGCTGCTGGGAGTGGCTCCAGCAGCCACCAAGGTTGAGGGGCTACGCACACAGGCGCGCAGCGCTCAAATCAATGCCATAAGCAAGCCCCGTACCCCCATCGGCACGCCCACAGAAGTCAGCAAGATTTCAGGTGGGCAACCCCCTCTCGCTCATAATACCATCCGCAAAACCATCGTGGCCGCTGTAGATTGTACAGGACACGGCGTACCGGGGGCATTAATGAGTATGATTGGGGACGTGTTCCTCAACCAAATTGTCCATACTCAGCAGATTAGTTCACCCGAGCATATCTTGGGTGAGCTACACCGGCTGGTGCGCAAATCTTTGCACCAAGAGCAAAACCAAAACCGCGACGGGATGGATATCGCCCTCGTAACCATAGACCATGCCACCAACCTGATGGAGTTTGCCGGAGCCCGAAGCCCGATAGTATACATCCAAAATAAGGAACTACACTACCTCAAAGGAGATTTACACCCTATCGGCGGCCACGAACGCGGCGCAGAACGATACTACACCAAACATCAAATCGTACTTACACCTGATACAGTGGTATATTTGTTTTCGGACGGTTTTCAAGACCAGTTTGGCGGCAAAAACGACCGCAAATTTATGAGCAGGCGCTTCCGTGAGCTACTCCTAGAAATACACGAGCTGCCATTGGCCGAGCAACAAAAAACCCTCGAACATACTTTTAGCCAGTGGATGGGCGCACGTTTTCAGGTAGACGACGTCTTGGTTATTGGCTTTAAACCCTACACCCCTCAAACTACTGTATAG